The following proteins come from a genomic window of Nostoc sp. ATCC 53789:
- a CDS encoding NB-ARC domain-containing protein has translation MTLQNWRRKRGVALTTKGLQKIKEAKHQSEAKENFGNRYTLEEMSARSGLYSATISKVLNREGGVDKQTIEKLFSAFNLKIDKSDYLRSTNRLDWGEAIFNSVFYGRTEELTTLEQWILNEHCRLIALLGIGGIGKTTLSIKLAQQIQENFEYVIWRSLREAPPVKIILSNLLQFLSDEQETEGNLPESFSDRVSRLLYYLQNHRCLLVLDNAESILRSGSRAGLYREGYEEYGELLRRIGEATHQSCLVLTSREKPKEVALLEGEALSVRSLPLSGLKVAEGQEILKFKGLSAAEDEWKVMIERYAGNPLALKIVATTIQDIFNGNVTEFLQQNTAVFGDIRDILEQQFERLSDLEKDIMYWLAINRESITLSELREDIVSPVPQAKLLEALESLGRRSLIEKATPKLIEKTGSLFTLQPVVMEYVTSSLIESVCEEIVTQDIDLLRCHALMKATGKDYVKDTQVRLIIKPVIDGLLNVLKSKRNIRNLLTQTLAKQREESPLEPGYTAGNIFNLLCYLETDLSSYDFSELTVWQADMRSVNLHNANFAQAELGKCVFAETLGGIHSVTFSPDGKLLATGDTNNQIRLYRVADGQQLLVCVGHTDWLWSVAFSSDGHILASGSQDQTLKLWDTKTGECLTTLYAHEGGIWSVAFCPNGHILASGGQDQKVKLWDTSTRQYLKTLSGHRNRVTSVAFSPDGSTLASGDDDQIVRLWNVSTGKTFQILLHPNIGICSVAFSPDGQTLASGCRDKTVRLWDVSTGRCIQTLQGHTDWVTSVAFNLDGHTLITGSHDQTVKLWDVSTTRCLTTLSGHSTRIWSVAFTPDRQTIASGSSDQTVRLWDVSTGLCFKTLQGYCYGIWSVIFSHEGNMLASGSGDQMVKLWDVNTGKCLKILRGHSNRVTSVTFSPDGCIIASGSEDKTVKLWDTNTGKCLNSLQGHTSRVTSVTFSPDGRILASGSEDKTVKLWDVNTGKCLNSLQEHALVVWSVAFSPDGQTLASTGQDQTIKLWDINTGKCLQTLHGHSGFIWSVTFSPDGRTLASCSSDQTVKLWDVKTTQCISTWQGHTSSVYSIAFMDGNTLASGSSDQTVKLWDVNTGSCVRTLLGHSNLVWSVAFSRDGQTLSSACEGGTIKLWDTLTGDCLKTILNPRLYEGMNITGVAGMTEATISTLKTLGAVEL, from the coding sequence ATGACTTTACAGAATTGGAGACGAAAGCGTGGCGTTGCACTTACTACCAAGGGTTTACAAAAAATTAAGGAAGCCAAGCATCAGTCGGAAGCAAAAGAAAATTTTGGAAACAGATATACTCTCGAAGAAATGAGTGCCCGCTCCGGGTTATATTCTGCTACCATCTCGAAAGTCTTGAATCGAGAAGGAGGAGTTGATAAACAGACTATTGAAAAGCTTTTTTCAGCTTTCAATTTAAAAATAGATAAAAGTGACTATTTAAGGTCAACTAATCGTCTAGATTGGGGAGAAGCTATCTTTAACTCAGTTTTTTATGGACGTACAGAAGAACTTACTACCCTAGAGCAATGGATTCTCAATGAACACTGCCGATTGATTGCACTATTAGGGATAGGAGGTATTGGGAAAACTACGCTGTCTATAAAGCTTGCTCAACAGATTCAGGAAAACTTTGAGTATGTGATCTGGCGATCGCTACGAGAAGCCCCACCTGTTAAAATTATTCTCAGTAACCTGCTCCAATTTTTATCTGACGAGCAGGAAACAGAAGGTAACTTACCAGAAAGCTTTAGCGATCGGGTATCAAGACTCCTCTACTATTTGCAAAATCATCGCTGTTTGCTGGTCCTTGATAATGCAGAGTCAATTCTCCGCAGTGGTAGCCGCGCCGGACTTTATCGAGAAGGATATGAAGAATACGGTGAGCTTTTAAGACGGATAGGAGAAGCAACTCACCAAAGCTGCTTAGTGCTGACTAGCCGTGAAAAACCGAAAGAAGTGGCATTACTGGAAGGAGAAGCGTTATCTGTTCGTTCGCTACCACTGAGTGGCTTGAAGGTAGCAGAAGGACAAGAAATCTTAAAATTCAAAGGGCTATCTGCGGCAGAGGATGAATGGAAAGTAATGATTGAGCGCTATGCAGGTAATCCACTAGCCTTGAAGATAGTTGCCACAACTATTCAAGATATTTTTAATGGTAATGTCACAGAATTTTTGCAACAGAACACGGCTGTTTTTGGCGACATTCGCGATATTCTAGAGCAGCAGTTTGAGCGCTTGTCAGATTTAGAAAAGGATATTATGTACTGGCTAGCGATTAATCGCGAGTCGATTACACTCTCAGAATTGCGAGAAGATATTGTATCACCAGTACCACAAGCAAAATTACTAGAGGCTCTAGAATCTTTAGGCAGGCGATCGCTAATCGAGAAAGCTACGCCTAAGCTCATTGAAAAAACTGGATCACTTTTTACCCTCCAGCCTGTAGTTATGGAGTATGTGACTAGTAGCTTGATAGAAAGTGTCTGTGAAGAGATTGTCACTCAGGATATTGATTTATTGAGATGTCATGCTCTGATGAAAGCAACGGGTAAAGATTATGTTAAAGATACTCAAGTTCGTCTCATCATCAAACCAGTTATCGATGGGTTGCTGAATGTTTTAAAAAGTAAAAGAAACATTAGAAATCTATTAACTCAAACTTTAGCAAAGCAGCGAGAAGAATCTCCGCTAGAACCAGGATATACGGCGGGCAATATTTTTAATCTGCTTTGTTATCTAGAAACCGATCTAAGTAGCTATGATTTTTCCGAGCTAACTGTTTGGCAAGCAGATATGCGTTCAGTTAATTTGCATAATGCAAATTTTGCTCAGGCTGAATTAGGTAAGTGTGTTTTTGCTGAAACATTAGGAGGCATCCATTCTGTTACATTCAGCCCAGATGGAAAACTTTTAGCCACTGGGGATACTAATAATCAGATTCGCTTATACCGAGTTGCGGATGGACAACAATTGCTTGTTTGTGTCGGGCACACAGATTGGCTTTGGTCAGTTGCCTTTAGTTCCGATGGTCACATTCTTGCCAGTGGCAGTCAAGATCAAACACTAAAATTATGGGATACTAAAACTGGGGAATGCTTGACCACCCTTTATGCTCATGAGGGTGGGATTTGGTCAGTTGCCTTCTGTCCTAACGGTCACATACTTGCCAGTGGTGGTCAAGACCAGAAAGTCAAGCTCTGGGATACTAGTACCAGACAATACCTCAAAACACTTTCAGGGCACCGTAATCGGGTTACATCAGTTGCCTTCAGTCCCGATGGTAGCACTCTTGCTAGTGGCGATGATGACCAAATAGTAAGGCTATGGAATGTCAGCACTGGTAAAACTTTTCAAATCCTTCTACATCCCAATATCGGTATCTGTTCAGTCGCTTTTAGCCCCGATGGTCAAACACTAGCAAGTGGTTGCCGTGATAAAACTGTGAGGCTATGGGATGTTAGTACTGGTCGCTGCATTCAGACTTTACAGGGTCATACTGACTGGGTAACTTCAGTAGCCTTCAATTTAGATGGCCATACACTTATAACTGGTTCACATGACCAAACTGTGAAGTTATGGGATGTTAGTACTACTCGTTGCCTTACAACTCTATCTGGACATAGTACTAGGATATGGTCAGTTGCTTTTACTCCAGATAGGCAAACGATCGCAAGTGGTAGCAGCGATCAAACAGTGAGGTTGTGGGATGTCAGCACTGGTTTATGCTTCAAGACTTTGCAGGGTTATTGTTATGGAATATGGTCAGTTATCTTCAGCCATGAAGGTAATATGCTTGCAAGTGGTAGTGGCGACCAAATGGTAAAGTTGTGGGATGTTAACACTGGAAAGTGTCTCAAAATCTTAAGAGGACATAGTAATAGAGTAACATCAGTAACTTTTAGTCCCGATGGTTGTATCATTGCAAGTGGTAGTGAAGACAAAACAGTGAAGTTGTGGGATACTAACACTGGAAAGTGTCTCAATAGTTTGCAAGGACATACTAGTAGAGTAACATCAGTAACTTTTAGTCCCGATGGTCGTATCCTTGCAAGTGGCAGTGAAGACAAAACAGTGAAGTTGTGGGATGTTAACACTGGGAAGTGTCTCAATAGTTTGCAAGAACACGCTTTGGTGGTATGGTCAGTTGCTTTCAGCCCGGATGGTCAAACTCTAGCCAGTACTGGTCAAGACCAAACAATCAAGTTGTGGGATATCAACACTGGTAAATGCCTTCAGACTCTGCATGGTCATAGTGGTTTTATATGGTCGGTCACTTTTAGTCCGGATGGTAGAACGCTAGCTAGTTGTAGTAGCGACCAAACTGTTAAGTTGTGGGATGTTAAAACTACTCAATGTATCTCAACTTGGCAGGGACATACTAGTTCCGTATACTCTATAGCTTTTATGGATGGTAACACGCTAGCCAGTGGTAGCAGTGACCAAACTGTCAAGTTGTGGGATGTTAATACAGGTAGCTGTGTCAGAACTTTGTTGGGACATAGCAATTTAGTATGGTCGGTCGCTTTTAGTCGCGACGGACAAACTCTGAGCAGTGCTTGTGAAGGTGGGACAATTAAGCTTTGGGATACCTTGACTGGTGATTGCCTAAAAACTATTCTGAACCCTAGACTTTATGAAGGTATGAATATTACTGGCGTTGCAGGAATGACTGAGGCGACTATTTCCACTCTGAAAACTTTAGGCGCTGTGGAGTTATAA
- a CDS encoding CopG family transcriptional regulator yields the protein MNKTAALKFPHLATSSKKKALKRITLNLTLDEAQNLEKYCEQTGKPAIDVIRELIKALP from the coding sequence ATGAATAAAACTGCTGCACTTAAATTTCCCCATTTGGCAACCTCCAGCAAGAAAAAGGCGCTTAAGCGAATTACCTTAAACTTGACATTAGATGAAGCTCAGAACCTTGAAAAGTATTGTGAACAAACAGGCAAACCAGCAATAGACGTGATTCGTGAACTGATTAAAGCCTTACCTTGA
- a CDS encoding ribbon-helix-helix protein, CopG family yields the protein MNKKWAVKRITINLASNEAKNLEKYCEQTGRPATDVIRELIRALPQTK from the coding sequence ATGAACAAAAAATGGGCGGTCAAGCGAATCACTATAAACCTGGCATCAAATGAAGCCAAGAACCTCGAAAAATATTGTGAACAGACAGGCAGACCAGCGACGGATGTGATTAGAGAACTCATTCGAGCCTTGCCACAGACGAAATAA
- the pruA gene encoding L-glutamate gamma-semialdehyde dehydrogenase, translating into MVLQVQTSTYEAKTQEIAKQLLAATQENRSFFSSLRDQMRWDDKLLAWAMSNPGLRVQLFRFIDTLPALHSKSEIASHLQEYLGDESVELPAALKGMLNFANPDSMPGQVAATTVGTAVETLAHKYISGENIKQVIKTVERLRKEKMAFTIDLLGEAVITEAEAQSYLERYLELMQQLVEASKNWAAIPAIDEADGEPIPKVQVSVKLTAFYSQFDPLDAKGSEERVSDRIRILLRRAKELGAAVHFDMEQYAYKDITLSILKKLLLEEEFRQRTDIGMTIQAYLRDSEQDAKNVISWLKERGYPLTIRLVKGAYWDQETIKASQKHWKQPVYNDKAATDANFETITQLLLENHQYVYSAIGSHNVRSHSRAIAIAESLNVPRRRFELQVLYGMGDKVAKALVDRGYRVRVYCPYGELLPGMAYLIRRLLENTANSSFLRQNLENRPIEELLAPPIVKEEKSLTPNSHFLGAADTDYAVEEIRTKAAQAFQSVRQQLGKTYLPLINGEYVNTPEFVDSLNPSNFSEVVGKVGLISVEQAEQAMQAAKAAFPGWRKTPAKQRADILRKAGDLMELRRAELSAWIVLEVGKPVKEADGEVSEAIDFCRYYADEIERLDKGVNYDLAGETNRYIYHPRGIVVVISPWNFPLAIACGMTVAALVSGNCTLLKPAETSSVITAKLTEILIEAGFPKGVFQYVPGKGSQVGAYLVNHPDTHVIAFTGSQEVGCRIYAEAAILKPGQKHMKRVIAEMGGKNAIIVDESADLDQAVVGVVQSAFGYSGQKCSAASRVIVLEPIYEAFVQRLVEATKSLNIGEADLPSTQVGPVIDANARDRIREYIEKGKAEAQLALELPAPEQGYFIGPVIFSEVSPNAVISQQEIFGPVLAVIRVKDFQEALAVANGTNYALTGGLYSRTPSHIQQAQTEFEVGNLYINRNITGAIVGRQPFGGFKLSGVGSKAGGPDYLLQFLEPRAVTENIQRQGFAPIEGAD; encoded by the coding sequence GTGGTATTACAAGTACAAACAAGCACCTACGAAGCTAAAACCCAAGAAATTGCTAAACAACTTCTAGCCGCAACGCAGGAAAATCGTTCGTTTTTTTCTTCCCTGCGGGATCAAATGCGCTGGGATGATAAATTATTAGCTTGGGCGATGAGTAATCCTGGATTACGGGTGCAACTATTTCGCTTTATAGACACGCTACCTGCTTTACACAGTAAATCAGAAATTGCTTCACATTTACAAGAATATTTAGGAGATGAATCTGTAGAATTACCGGCAGCTTTGAAGGGAATGCTAAATTTTGCTAACCCTGACTCGATGCCAGGACAAGTTGCTGCGACAACCGTTGGTACAGCCGTTGAGACTCTTGCCCATAAATATATTTCTGGGGAAAATATTAAACAAGTCATCAAAACAGTTGAACGACTGCGAAAAGAAAAAATGGCTTTCACCATTGATTTACTTGGTGAAGCGGTGATTACCGAAGCCGAAGCGCAGTCTTATCTAGAACGCTATCTAGAATTAATGCAACAATTGGTAGAAGCATCAAAGAATTGGGCAGCTATCCCGGCTATTGATGAGGCTGATGGTGAACCGATACCCAAAGTTCAGGTTTCTGTTAAATTAACGGCGTTTTATTCTCAATTTGACCCTTTAGATGCTAAGGGTAGTGAGGAGCGAGTTAGCGATCGCATTCGGATTCTCTTACGTCGTGCTAAAGAGTTGGGCGCAGCTGTCCATTTTGATATGGAACAGTATGCTTATAAAGACATAACTCTCAGCATCTTGAAAAAACTCTTACTAGAAGAAGAATTTCGGCAACGCACAGATATTGGTATGACAATTCAAGCATATCTGCGTGATAGCGAGCAAGATGCCAAAAACGTAATTTCTTGGTTAAAAGAACGCGGTTATCCCCTGACAATCCGTTTGGTGAAAGGCGCATATTGGGATCAAGAAACTATCAAAGCATCCCAAAAGCATTGGAAACAGCCAGTTTACAACGATAAGGCGGCAACTGATGCTAACTTTGAAACCATCACTCAGTTATTGCTAGAAAATCATCAATATGTGTATTCTGCCATTGGTAGCCATAATGTGCGATCGCACTCTCGCGCCATTGCCATCGCTGAAAGTTTAAATGTCCCCCGTCGTCGCTTTGAATTACAAGTCCTCTACGGCATGGGTGATAAAGTTGCCAAGGCATTGGTTGACAGGGGTTATCGAGTTAGAGTTTACTGTCCCTACGGTGAATTATTGCCGGGGATGGCGTATTTAATTCGCCGATTGTTAGAAAATACAGCTAATAGTTCATTTTTACGCCAAAATCTCGAAAATAGACCAATTGAAGAGTTATTAGCGCCGCCAATTGTCAAAGAAGAAAAATCTTTAACTCCTAACTCTCATTTCCTCGGTGCAGCTGATACCGATTATGCGGTGGAAGAGATCAGAACGAAAGCGGCGCAAGCTTTCCAAAGCGTTCGTCAACAATTGGGTAAAACTTATTTGCCGTTGATTAATGGGGAATATGTTAATACGCCGGAATTTGTTGATTCTCTCAACCCTTCTAATTTCAGTGAAGTAGTTGGTAAAGTAGGCTTAATCAGCGTTGAACAGGCTGAACAAGCTATGCAAGCAGCCAAAGCAGCATTTCCTGGGTGGAGAAAAACACCTGCGAAACAACGCGCTGATATTTTGCGGAAAGCGGGTGATTTGATGGAACTCCGCCGCGCCGAACTTTCAGCTTGGATAGTTTTGGAAGTTGGAAAACCAGTTAAGGAAGCTGATGGAGAGGTTTCGGAAGCGATAGACTTTTGTCGGTACTACGCTGATGAGATAGAACGGCTAGACAAAGGTGTTAATTATGACCTTGCTGGGGAAACTAACCGTTATATCTACCATCCACGGGGGATTGTTGTAGTAATTTCTCCCTGGAATTTTCCCCTAGCGATCGCATGTGGAATGACTGTTGCAGCCTTGGTTTCAGGGAATTGTACTCTTCTTAAACCTGCGGAAACATCTTCTGTAATTACCGCAAAACTCACCGAAATTTTAATAGAGGCTGGTTTTCCCAAAGGTGTCTTTCAATACGTACCAGGGAAAGGTTCGCAAGTCGGTGCTTACTTGGTAAATCATCCTGATACTCATGTAATTGCTTTTACGGGTTCTCAAGAAGTTGGCTGTCGAATTTACGCAGAAGCCGCAATATTAAAACCTGGGCAAAAGCACATGAAACGGGTGATTGCGGAAATGGGTGGCAAAAATGCCATCATTGTTGATGAAAGTGCTGATTTAGACCAAGCAGTTGTAGGAGTAGTGCAATCGGCATTTGGTTACAGTGGACAAAAATGTTCTGCGGCTTCCAGGGTGATTGTGCTGGAACCGATTTATGAAGCCTTTGTGCAACGATTGGTAGAAGCCACAAAATCCTTGAACATTGGGGAAGCAGATTTACCTAGTACCCAAGTTGGGCCTGTGATTGATGCTAATGCCCGCGATCGCATCCGCGAGTATATTGAGAAGGGTAAGGCAGAAGCACAATTAGCCTTAGAATTACCAGCACCCGAACAAGGATATTTTATCGGCCCTGTGATTTTTAGTGAAGTATCGCCAAATGCGGTAATTTCTCAGCAGGAAATTTTTGGCCCTGTGCTGGCGGTAATTCGGGTAAAAGATTTCCAGGAAGCGTTAGCAGTCGCCAACGGGACAAACTACGCCTTAACTGGCGGACTTTATTCTCGAACACCTTCGCACATTCAGCAGGCGCAGACAGAATTTGAAGTTGGGAATTTGTACATTAACCGCAATATTACCGGAGCGATCGTTGGGCGGCAACCCTTTGGTGGATTCAAACTTTCTGGAGTCGGTTCTAAAGCAGGCGGTCCTGATTACCTACTGCAATTCCTAGAACCACGCGCGGTAACAGAAAATATTCAGCGCCAAGGTTTTGCACCAATTGAAGGTGCAGATTAA
- a CDS encoding HEAT repeat domain-containing protein — MNNSDLAQILIRAVQEADSSERLVDAVQELAAAGIEESVPTLIAALGYNNPGAAVAAVDGLIAIGEAAVSPLLELIDDYNYGARAWALRALAGIGDVRALDTLLEAAKTDFSLSVRRAAARGLGTLRWHQVPPEKVESVHTEVLEALLLISQDPEWVVRYAAVTSLETLAIAIAVTLPDQASRITNQLQQMLDTDADLGVRTRAKFAEQKIQQQQHQEVFAPKRKLQDTEVEVPHRGGGRR, encoded by the coding sequence ATGAATAACAGCGATCTTGCCCAAATATTGATCCGTGCTGTACAAGAAGCAGATTCGTCAGAGCGCTTAGTAGATGCAGTTCAAGAGTTAGCAGCAGCCGGTATAGAGGAATCTGTTCCTACTCTAATTGCAGCTTTGGGCTACAACAATCCAGGGGCGGCGGTGGCGGCGGTAGATGGATTGATTGCGATCGGAGAAGCCGCAGTATCGCCACTATTGGAACTAATTGATGACTATAACTATGGTGCTAGAGCCTGGGCACTTCGTGCCTTAGCGGGAATTGGCGATGTTCGGGCACTAGATACCTTGTTGGAGGCAGCAAAAACCGATTTTTCTTTAAGTGTGAGGCGAGCAGCTGCTAGAGGATTAGGTACTTTGCGCTGGCATCAAGTACCGCCGGAGAAAGTAGAATCTGTTCATACTGAGGTATTAGAGGCGCTATTATTAATTTCTCAAGATCCAGAATGGGTAGTCCGTTATGCAGCAGTGACGAGTTTAGAAACATTAGCCATTGCAATAGCAGTTACTTTACCCGATCAAGCGTCGCGGATTACAAATCAACTTCAGCAAATGCTCGATACCGATGCCGATCTTGGAGTTCGCACCCGTGCCAAGTTTGCAGAGCAAAAAATTCAGCAGCAACAACATCAAGAAGTATTTGCCCCGAAAAGAAAGTTACAAGACACTGAAGTTGAAGTGCCTCATCGTGGCGGCGGCAGACGTTAA
- a CDS encoding HEAT repeat domain-containing protein, with the protein MNSSPQKFEDLSATGDNADGGSLTVEQAIANLESEDLGLRFYAAWWLGRFRIGEPAAVTRLIKALEDEADRTPEGGYPLRRNAARALGKLGDRQAVSPLIACLDCSDFYVREAAAQSLEMLRDPVCIPALIKLLAAGLHGEQLVSQQPDLSQPYEAILEALGTLRATEFTSLVKPFLEHPIELVQYAAARAMYQLTEEPAYGERLVKALTGERLQLRRAVLADLGAIGYLPAADAIAQTLAENSLKLISLKGLLEHQVNHTTPTTLSEDAIKVINLMDSLL; encoded by the coding sequence ATGAATTCCAGTCCACAGAAATTTGAAGATTTATCCGCGACAGGTGATAATGCCGATGGTGGATCTTTAACAGTAGAACAAGCGATCGCTAATCTAGAAAGTGAAGATTTAGGTTTGCGGTTTTATGCTGCCTGGTGGTTGGGTAGGTTTCGTATAGGTGAACCAGCTGCGGTTACAAGACTGATCAAAGCTTTAGAGGATGAAGCCGACAGAACACCAGAAGGCGGATATCCTCTAAGACGGAACGCAGCTAGAGCCTTGGGAAAACTAGGCGATCGCCAAGCAGTATCACCTTTAATTGCGTGTTTAGACTGCTCAGATTTTTATGTGCGGGAAGCAGCAGCACAATCTTTAGAAATGCTACGCGATCCGGTTTGTATTCCCGCCCTGATCAAGCTATTAGCAGCAGGTTTACATGGAGAACAGCTTGTCTCGCAGCAACCTGATTTATCTCAACCCTATGAAGCCATCTTAGAAGCCTTGGGAACCTTGAGGGCGACTGAATTCACCTCTTTGGTAAAGCCATTTTTAGAGCATCCAATTGAATTGGTGCAATATGCCGCAGCGCGAGCTATGTATCAATTAACCGAAGAACCAGCTTATGGAGAACGGTTGGTAAAGGCTTTGACAGGTGAGAGATTGCAATTGCGCCGAGCAGTGTTAGCAGATTTGGGAGCTATTGGATATCTACCCGCAGCAGATGCGATCGCACAGACTCTTGCTGAAAATAGCCTGAAACTCATTTCTCTCAAAGGATTACTAGAACATCAAGTCAATCACACAACACCAACCACTTTGTCAGAAGATGCGATTAAAGTGATTAATTTGATGGACTCGCTATTGTAG
- a CDS encoding phycobilisome linker polypeptide: protein MLGQISSRNSNRSFRYEVVGLRQSEETQKNNYPIRSSASVFFTVPENRMNQEMQRITRLGGKIVSIQPLNAETTNSEQSDHPSS, encoded by the coding sequence ATGCTTGGACAAATTAGTAGTAGAAATAGTAATCGCTCCTTCCGATATGAAGTAGTAGGTTTGCGCCAAAGCGAAGAAACCCAAAAAAACAACTATCCGATTCGTTCTAGTGCCAGTGTATTTTTCACAGTGCCTGAAAACCGGATGAATCAAGAAATGCAGCGAATTACTCGCTTAGGTGGCAAAATAGTTAGTATTCAGCCATTAAACGCTGAAACGACAAATAGCGAACAAAGCGATCATCCTTCTTCCTAA
- a CDS encoding phycobilisome linker polypeptide, producing the protein MAITTAASRLGTEPFSDQSPVELRPNATKEDIERVIAAVYRQVLGNNYILTSDRLTSAESILRDGKNTVQEFVRQVAKSELYKSKFFYDNFQTRVIELNYKHLLGRAPYDESEVVYHLDLYQNKGYEADIDSYIDSPEYQSSFGENIVPYYRGFNTQTGQKTVGFSRIFQLYRGYASSDTSQLKGKSSRLAAELGRNSASVVVPPSGASSGFSYVASEKGVTPNSTFGGAGTFGKEGRLYRIEVAGVFGAGYPSTRRVNQAVVIPYEELSSYFQRVVKQGGKIASVKPL; encoded by the coding sequence ATGGCTATTACAACAGCAGCGTCCCGTCTAGGAACGGAACCTTTTAGCGACCAATCTCCTGTAGAACTGCGTCCCAATGCAACTAAAGAAGATATAGAGAGAGTAATCGCTGCCGTCTATCGTCAGGTGTTGGGTAACAACTATATATTGACATCTGACCGCCTTACAAGTGCTGAATCTATCCTGCGCGATGGAAAAAATACAGTACAAGAGTTTGTGCGTCAAGTCGCTAAATCAGAACTGTACAAATCCAAGTTTTTCTACGACAATTTCCAAACTCGCGTTATCGAACTGAACTATAAACATTTGTTAGGTCGTGCCCCTTATGATGAGTCTGAAGTGGTTTATCACTTGGACTTGTACCAAAACAAGGGATATGAAGCCGACATCGATTCTTATATTGATTCGCCAGAGTATCAATCTAGCTTTGGTGAAAATATAGTGCCTTACTATCGCGGCTTTAACACCCAAACAGGACAGAAAACTGTAGGATTCAGCCGGATATTCCAACTTTATCGCGGCTATGCCAGTAGCGATACTTCCCAACTCAAAGGCAAATCCTCTCGCCTTGCTGCTGAACTAGGTCGCAATAGTGCATCTGTTGTTGTTCCTCCATCTGGTGCTTCTTCAGGTTTTTCATACGTTGCTTCCGAAAAAGGCGTTACCCCCAACAGTACTTTTGGTGGTGCGGGAACATTTGGTAAAGAAGGCAGACTCTACCGGATTGAAGTGGCAGGTGTTTTTGGTGCCGGTTATCCTAGCACACGCCGTGTCAATCAAGCGGTAGTAATACCTTATGAAGAACTATCTAGTTACTTCCAGAGAGTGGTAAAACAAGGTGGTAAAATAGCTAGTGTGAAACCACTTTAG
- a CDS encoding phycobilisome linker polypeptide — MAALGQAARLGIGAFENSAPVELRPDRTEADVAVVIRAAYRQVLGNAYLLEGERLESAESLLQQGLISVRGFVQAIAQSELYRDKFFYSNSQTRFIELNYKHLLGRAPEDESEISYHVELYNSQGYEAEINSYIDSLEYQESFGENVVPYYRGFKSQVGQKNVGYSRLFQLYRGYANSDRAQGQKQGRLTWEVAKNLASPIYPVSAGALTGLSTGGRGETYRIRVLQAASPNSTVVRRGTAELIVPYEQLSSKLQQLNRKGSKVISITAV, encoded by the coding sequence ATGGCAGCTTTGGGACAAGCAGCAAGACTAGGGATTGGAGCATTTGAAAACTCAGCACCTGTAGAACTACGCCCCGATAGAACTGAAGCAGATGTGGCAGTGGTTATCCGGGCAGCTTACCGTCAGGTTTTGGGTAATGCATACCTCCTAGAAGGAGAGCGTCTGGAGAGTGCAGAATCACTTTTGCAGCAAGGTTTAATCTCGGTTCGGGGATTTGTGCAAGCTATTGCTCAATCGGAACTCTATCGGGACAAGTTTTTTTACTCCAACTCGCAAACTCGGTTTATCGAGTTAAATTATAAGCATTTATTGGGGCGTGCCCCAGAAGATGAGTCAGAGATTTCGTACCATGTTGAGCTTTACAACTCACAAGGTTACGAAGCTGAAATTAATTCTTACATTGACTCATTAGAATATCAAGAAAGTTTTGGCGAAAATGTTGTGCCCTACTATCGAGGCTTTAAAAGTCAAGTAGGACAGAAAAACGTTGGATATAGCCGATTGTTCCAACTGTATCGTGGTTATGCAAATAGCGATCGCGCCCAAGGACAAAAACAAGGACGGCTAACCTGGGAAGTCGCTAAGAATCTAGCTTCACCCATTTATCCAGTCTCTGCTGGAGCCTTAACCGGCCTCTCTACAGGTGGTCGTGGGGAAACATATCGCATCAGAGTGCTACAAGCAGCTTCCCCCAACTCAACTGTAGTGCGCCGTGGTACTGCGGAATTGATCGTACCCTACGAGCAACTGTCTAGTAAATTGCAGCAGTTGAATCGTAAGGGCAGTAAAGTTATTAGCATTACTGCCGTATAA